The following proteins come from a genomic window of Micromonospora echinofusca:
- a CDS encoding C39 family peptidase: protein MEETVKHHLRRQLRRLTSDRPYQFAAASVAALVLASGTGALLAGADEAPAAAQAPVAASEPREDTAASRGQARIATAPSSAAPATASAAPSASATSTAPDPDLTRKPEPPKPPAAKSLDYDYQAQTTFYNCGPAAVRHALSAAGIARSQDALGAQLGTDQMGTDSAQDTTRVLNATVKGEPYRTRMIPGGAATPAQMDRLQADVVAAIGDGRGVVVNVAGSATDTDGGWHSFPGGHYVAVVGYQDEGRLVKIADSANPATASYWMSTIALANWAATRGYSA from the coding sequence GTGGAGGAAACCGTGAAGCACCACCTCAGGCGACAGCTACGTCGCCTCACGTCCGATCGTCCGTACCAGTTTGCCGCCGCGTCCGTCGCGGCGCTCGTGCTGGCGTCGGGCACGGGCGCGCTGCTGGCCGGAGCCGACGAGGCCCCCGCCGCCGCGCAGGCCCCGGTCGCCGCGAGCGAGCCCCGCGAGGACACCGCGGCCTCGCGCGGCCAGGCCCGGATCGCGACGGCCCCGTCCAGCGCGGCCCCGGCCACCGCCAGCGCCGCCCCCTCGGCCAGCGCCACCAGCACCGCCCCGGACCCGGACCTGACCCGCAAGCCGGAGCCGCCGAAGCCACCGGCCGCGAAGAGCCTGGACTACGACTACCAGGCCCAGACCACGTTCTACAACTGCGGTCCGGCGGCCGTCCGGCACGCCCTCAGCGCCGCCGGCATCGCACGCAGCCAGGACGCTCTCGGTGCCCAGCTGGGCACCGACCAGATGGGCACCGACTCGGCCCAGGACACCACCCGCGTGCTGAACGCGACGGTGAAGGGCGAGCCGTACCGGACCCGGATGATCCCCGGCGGCGCCGCCACCCCGGCGCAGATGGACCGGCTCCAGGCCGACGTCGTCGCGGCCATCGGCGACGGGCGGGGCGTCGTGGTGAACGTCGCCGGCAGCGCCACGGACACCGACGGCGGCTGGCACTCGTTCCCCGGCGGCCACTACGTGGCCGTGGTCGGCTACCAGGACGAGGGACGGCTCGTGAAGATCGCCGACTCGGCGAACCCGGCGACCGCGTCGTACTGGATGAGCACCATCGCCCTGGCGAACTGGGCCGCCACCCGCGGCTACTCCGCCTGA
- a CDS encoding alpha/beta fold hydrolase, whose product MVDESGDRDGRRVLLLLHGMGATGDVWLPCAPLLERRWAGRWLAPDLAGHGWSPPLPEYSFAGLAARIAAGLTAGDRLVVLGHSLGGVVGLALAARGAGVPVEAVVGLGIKAVWSPAELAKAGELAARPVTWFASRDEAARRYLRVAGLTGLFAPDHHVVEAGLRQVDGRWRLAMDPAAFDVGEPELPALLAATDVPVLLARGEHDPMVTDAQLKELGVPVATLPGLGHNAHVEAPGTVLDLVEPYR is encoded by the coding sequence ATGGTCGATGAATCGGGTGACCGCGACGGCCGGCGGGTGCTCCTGCTGCTGCACGGCATGGGCGCGACCGGCGACGTGTGGCTGCCCTGCGCGCCGCTGCTGGAGCGCCGCTGGGCGGGACGCTGGCTGGCGCCGGACCTCGCCGGTCACGGCTGGTCGCCGCCGCTGCCGGAGTACTCGTTCGCGGGCCTGGCCGCGCGGATCGCCGCCGGGCTGACGGCAGGCGACCGGCTCGTCGTGCTGGGGCACTCCCTCGGCGGGGTGGTCGGGCTGGCGCTCGCCGCCCGTGGCGCCGGGGTGCCGGTCGAGGCCGTGGTCGGCCTCGGCATCAAGGCGGTCTGGTCGCCGGCCGAGCTGGCGAAGGCGGGTGAGCTGGCGGCCCGTCCGGTGACCTGGTTCGCGAGCCGGGACGAGGCGGCCCGCCGCTACCTGCGGGTGGCCGGCCTTACCGGGCTCTTCGCACCGGACCATCACGTCGTGGAGGCCGGGCTGCGGCAGGTCGACGGTCGCTGGCGGCTGGCGATGGACCCCGCCGCGTTCGACGTGGGCGAGCCGGAGCTGCCGGCCCTGCTGGCGGCGACCGACGTGCCGGTGCTGCTGGCCCGTGGCGAGCACGACCCGATGGTCACCGACGCCCAGCTCAAGGAGCTGGGCGTGCCGGTCGCCACCCTGCCCGGCCTCGGGCACAACGCCCACGTCGAGGCCCCCGGGACGGTCCTGGACCTCGTCGAGCCCTACCGCTGA